AATTTGACCAATCTTACTTGAACTTACTTGTAAGCCTTTAGCAACCTCTTCTGTCGCGGCTAATTCACTGGATAATTCAGATATTTTTTTCATTGCATTATCAACAACGTTAGCAGATTTGTCTGCCTCTTTATCAGCATGGTGGGTACTGTCTGCTGCCAGTTGCGCATTAGAAGCCACTTCTGATGCGGTCATCGACATTTCATTTATCGCAGTAGCCACATTCTCAGTTTCGGCTTGTACGTTAGATGAGATTTGATTGGCCTGCTGTGCAATCGTCGACATATTTTGTGCTAAGCGACTCGACTCATCAACCGAGTGGCTGACAGATATAATGACTTTCTGGATTTTATCAATAAAAGCATTGAAATGATGTGCGATTTGTTTGAGTTCATCATTACCCTCTTCAGACAAACGTAAGGTCAAGTCCCCCTCGCCCTTGGCAATATTTTTAAACGCGCTAATGGTTTCAATCATCGGCCCTGAAATACTGCGAATGATAAAAAACAGCAATAAGATGACAGGCAGCCAAACCAGAGCCAATAACAATAAGTATTGCGAAATGAATTGGTTTTTATCATTTTGAATATCATCGACATAGATACCCGTCCCGATAATCCATCCCCAGGGCCTAAAACGCTTGACCACTGACATTTTTGGACTAGGTTGTTCCTGTTGTGGTTTGTTCCACATATAATCTACTCGTGCTGAATCCTGCTGTTCGGTACGTTGGATCATTTGTTCAAACAGCTTAACGCCATTTGGATCTTGCATTGCTAATACCTTGGTATTCACCAATTGCTTAGCAAAAGCATGTTGGATCATCGTCCCTTGAGTATCAATACTGAAATAATACTCATTGCCTGAATAGCGTAATTTATCAATTGCCGCCAAAGCCATGACTTTGGCCTCATCTTCGCTCAGGCTTCCAGACTGAGCATCTTGATAATATTTATCCGCGATGGTGGTAGCGATGTCGACCAAAGCATTCAGTTTGGCTTCTTTTTCATTAATTAACACGTTTTCAACTCGTGTTAATGAAAACCAAAAAACGATAACAGTAGCAATGATCGCTAAGGCCAACATTCCTAATAAACGGTTTGCAATCGTCGTTTTACGAAAAAGCATATTAATTGGGTTCATACAGGCACCATGACATTATGATTATTATTAAAATGGTTATGAGATGAAAACTGACACGAACTCAGCAATGTTAGTTATAGTATAAAATAGACTCAGTAACAGGACTGTTTTATCACTGCTGTGTTTTGTTGATGAGTTGTTCACGATAGTGCTTCGCAACCGACAAATATAGTAGACTTTATTATAATGGCTAAAAAGGGCCCCTTAATTATTCCATGCTGCATCTATCGTAATAATGCAGCTTGATCTGGTTCGATATGCCAATCGATATTTCTGCTCAATAGCGTTTCTATTCCGCAATAAAGATGATTACTTCGCAACAATAACCATCTCAATTTGTGCTCTTAACCACACAAAAGCGGGATCGGTCTCAGTATTCATGTGCCAATATAAATGGGTATCAATGTCCGGTAGTTCAAATGGCATTGTGCACACATGTAAATCTGGATGTGTAAATTGCTCCGCTAAAGAGCGCGGTAAGGTCAACATAAAAGGCGACCCTATGACAATTTTCGCGGCTGTTTGGTAACTCTGGCATCGGTATTTAATGTGCCGATTAATACCTTGTTGTTGTAACAAAATATCTTCCATTACTCGGCCAGTGGGCCTACTCGATACTGCTACATGCTCAGCATTGGCATAGTCGGTTGGAGTCAGCTTCGTACTAGGCTCTAAATACATTGCATGTTGTCGACGGTCTATCAACACACAAAATGGATCTGACAATAGGGTTTTGTGAGCTAAAGGGGCATTCACCGCTCGCGCAACATCAATGGCTAAATCCACCTCCCCATTGGCTAATTGACGCGCTATATTTTCGCGAGATAATGACATACTGGCTATTTTCGCATGCGGAATTAACTGCGAAACTTGCTTAATCAGCGTCGGCATTATTTGGCTTTCTAGCGCTTCATGAATGGCTATTTTAAAAGTTTGCTCCGTAGTAAGCGGGTCAAACTCCCCACATTGCTGCAGTATTTGCCTTATTCGATTTAGCGCACTTATAAGTTGCGGAGCCATACGTTGACAAGCAGCTGTCGGTTGCATTTGCAGGCCTTGGCGTACAAATAGCGGGTCGTTTAAGACTAAACGTAATCGTTTTATCGCATGGCTTACTGCTGATGGCGTTATAAACAACGACTTTGACGCTAAAGTCATGTTTTGTTCAGAATAAAGCGCTTCAAATATTTTCAACAAATTAAGGTCAAGCTGCTGAATTGCTTTAGTATCTGCCATCTTGACCTCTATTGTTAAATGAATTTGCCACACACATCTATGAATAGCATTCATCACAACCTAGCATGTTATTTCATTTCATTCACTCAAAATACTGCGATATGCTGAACTCTTAACAATAGCTTGGTCACATACTGACAATAACTGAGGCTTACGTCACACAGGATGCTTAAATGAATATCTACGCTACAGAAAAATCACAACAATATTTAGCGAAAGTAACGTTGTTTATTAATCAATATATCCTCCCAATTGAAGCTGAATTACTCGCAGAAAATAGACGAATCAATCACAGTTGCGATTGGACACGTTGGCAACTGTTACCGCAAATAGAAGCACTTAAAGCTCAAGCAAAAGCACTAGGATTATGGAATTTATTTCTACCTGATGCCACATTAGGTAAAGGGCTGACTTGTGTTGAATACGCCCCCTTAGCTGAAGCAATGGGGCGATCGCTTCTGGCCCCAGAAATCTTCAATTGTAATGCACCAGATACCGGTAACATGGAAGTGCTTTATCACTTTGGTGATAAGCAACAACAGCAACAATGGTTAACACCTCTACTAGCTGGCGAAATCCGATCAGTATTTGCGATGACAGAACCTGACGTCGCCTCATCGGATGCCACCAATATGCAAGCCACTATTATTGAAGACGGTGATGATGTTGTCATCAATGGCCGCAAATGGTGGTCAACGGGTTTGGGCCATCCAAATAGTAAGATCATGATCTTTATGGGACTGTCTCATAGCGACGCACCAAAACACCAACGTCATAGCATGGTATTGGTGCCGATGGACACGCCTGGGGTCAGCATCACACGTATGTTAACCGCC
The nucleotide sequence above comes from Shewanella sp. Arc9-LZ. Encoded proteins:
- a CDS encoding methyl-accepting chemotaxis protein, whose protein sequence is MNPINMLFRKTTIANRLLGMLALAIIATVIVFWFSLTRVENVLINEKEAKLNALVDIATTIADKYYQDAQSGSLSEDEAKVMALAAIDKLRYSGNEYYFSIDTQGTMIQHAFAKQLVNTKVLAMQDPNGVKLFEQMIQRTEQQDSARVDYMWNKPQQEQPSPKMSVVKRFRPWGWIIGTGIYVDDIQNDKNQFISQYLLLLALVWLPVILLLFFIIRSISGPMIETISAFKNIAKGEGDLTLRLSEEGNDELKQIAHHFNAFIDKIQKVIISVSHSVDESSRLAQNMSTIAQQANQISSNVQAETENVATAINEMSMTASEVASNAQLAADSTHHADKEADKSANVVDNAMKKISELSSELAATEEVAKGLQVSSSKIGQILDVIVGIADQTNLLALNAAIEAARAGEAGRGFAVVADEVRTLASRTQASTSEINLIIDAIRSAIDSVNASVARAKVKSSETVNETQQVVVALENIKSSIEQISQMNVQIAAATEEQSTVIGELNMNITRINDMSLENRTQNELINKGSMDIEQGAIQLHQLVDQFKVK
- a CDS encoding LysR family transcriptional regulator translates to MADTKAIQQLDLNLLKIFEALYSEQNMTLASKSLFITPSAVSHAIKRLRLVLNDPLFVRQGLQMQPTAACQRMAPQLISALNRIRQILQQCGEFDPLTTEQTFKIAIHEALESQIMPTLIKQVSQLIPHAKIASMSLSRENIARQLANGEVDLAIDVARAVNAPLAHKTLLSDPFCVLIDRRQHAMYLEPSTKLTPTDYANAEHVAVSSRPTGRVMEDILLQQQGINRHIKYRCQSYQTAAKIVIGSPFMLTLPRSLAEQFTHPDLHVCTMPFELPDIDTHLYWHMNTETDPAFVWLRAQIEMVIVAK
- a CDS encoding acyl-CoA dehydrogenase family protein is translated as MNIYATEKSQQYLAKVTLFINQYILPIEAELLAENRRINHSCDWTRWQLLPQIEALKAQAKALGLWNLFLPDATLGKGLTCVEYAPLAEAMGRSLLAPEIFNCNAPDTGNMEVLYHFGDKQQQQQWLTPLLAGEIRSVFAMTEPDVASSDATNMQATIIEDGDDVVINGRKWWSTGLGHPNSKIMIFMGLSHSDAPKHQRHSMVLVPMDTPGVSITRMLTAYGDYDAPYGHGEMELVNVRVPKSNVIMGLGKGFEIAQGRLGPGRIHHCMRAIGAAERALSLAIERGKSRIAFGQPIIKLGGNLERIAQARMAIEQARLLTLNAAWKIDNLGVKHAMTDISAIKVVVPNMLTQVVDMAIQIYGGAGMNHDTPLAGFAAMARSLRLADGPDEVHMAMVSRLELAKYQ